In a single window of the Methylophaga frappieri genome:
- the rsxB gene encoding electron transport complex subunit RsxB, giving the protein MLTAIIALTLLALILGLMLGFASIRFRVEGDPIVDKIDKILPQTQCGQCSFAGCRPYAEAIAAGEVDINRCPPGGESTIQALADLLDVEPKPLDEACGVEKPKMLAVIDEDRCIGCTLCIQACPVDAILGAAKQMHTVIAAECTGCELCVEPCPVDCIDMVEMQPDPHTWRWPDPATGVPQRGNS; this is encoded by the coding sequence ATGTTGACTGCAATCATTGCTTTGACTTTGTTAGCGCTCATTCTCGGCCTGATGCTTGGCTTTGCGTCAATTCGGTTTCGGGTCGAAGGTGACCCGATTGTCGACAAGATCGATAAAATTTTGCCACAGACCCAGTGTGGACAATGCAGTTTTGCCGGTTGTCGCCCTTACGCAGAAGCCATCGCTGCGGGGGAAGTCGACATCAATCGCTGTCCACCGGGTGGCGAGTCGACAATTCAAGCGTTGGCCGATTTACTGGACGTTGAACCCAAGCCACTTGATGAAGCCTGTGGTGTCGAAAAACCCAAAATGCTCGCGGTGATCGATGAAGATCGCTGTATTGGTTGTACTTTGTGCATCCAGGCCTGTCCGGTAGATGCTATTTTGGGGGCAGCTAAACAAATGCACACCGTCATTGCGGCAGAGTGTACGGGGTGTGAATTGTGCGTTGAGCCTTGTCCAGTAGATTGTATTGATATGGTTGAAATGCAACCCGATCCGCATACATGGCGTTGGCCGGATCCGGCAACAGGTGTCCCGCAACGGGGCAATAGCTAA
- the rsxC gene encoding electron transport complex subunit RsxC: protein MRRPVSDFPGGLHLPGHKKRSTQTPIRKTPLSKQLILPLQQHIGEAAMPIVAVGDTVLKGQRIARADGHVSVCLHAPSSGTITAIEERPIPHPSGLSAPCIILETDGEETWIERHPIRDFLQHSAHELRQLIRDAGIVGLGGAGFPSFIKLNPGIHHHVDTLLINGAECEPYITCDAMLMRERAEGVLDGIEIMRHALSARDVLIAIEDNKPEAITAMQLALGSRQSLADADIVVVPTRYPTGGEKQLIQVVTGKEVPSHGLPIDIGVVCHNPATAYAIGRAVIHGEPLISRIVTVTGTDVTHAGNFETLFGTPIKALLEYCQTRRQPDEPFIQGGPMMGYSLAGDELPVTKTANCILVGVDEAAQTSEPLPCIRCGDCASVCPASLLPQQLYWHARAKEFDQTRDYKLFDCIECGCCDYVCPSKIPLVSYFRFAKTEIMNQERERNKADHARERYESRLARQERERLEKEQRQAQRKAALAASKKAAAAKADRQEAPVPPAKKPDIAKEGQ from the coding sequence ATGCGTCGCCCTGTCAGTGATTTTCCCGGTGGTTTACATCTGCCGGGACACAAAAAGCGTTCAACGCAAACGCCGATCCGGAAAACACCGCTGAGTAAACAGCTGATTTTGCCCTTACAACAGCATATTGGTGAAGCCGCCATGCCAATTGTTGCTGTCGGTGACACTGTCCTGAAGGGCCAGCGTATCGCCCGTGCCGATGGTCATGTCTCCGTGTGCCTGCATGCGCCGAGCTCAGGTACAATCACCGCAATTGAAGAGCGACCGATACCACATCCTTCAGGTCTGTCAGCCCCCTGCATTATTCTCGAAACAGATGGCGAAGAAACGTGGATAGAACGCCATCCGATTCGTGATTTTTTACAACACTCAGCGCATGAGTTGAGACAATTAATCCGCGATGCTGGCATTGTTGGATTAGGTGGTGCCGGTTTTCCCAGTTTTATCAAACTCAACCCTGGCATCCATCACCATGTCGATACATTGCTCATCAATGGCGCAGAGTGCGAACCCTATATCACCTGCGACGCAATGCTGATGCGTGAGCGAGCCGAAGGTGTACTGGATGGCATCGAAATCATGCGTCATGCGCTGTCTGCGCGCGACGTTTTAATTGCCATTGAAGATAACAAGCCAGAAGCCATCACAGCGATGCAACTTGCCTTAGGCAGCCGCCAGTCACTCGCTGACGCCGATATTGTGGTGGTGCCAACACGCTATCCAACTGGCGGTGAAAAACAGCTAATCCAGGTAGTAACGGGTAAAGAAGTGCCGAGTCATGGATTGCCCATCGACATTGGCGTTGTTTGCCATAATCCGGCCACGGCCTATGCGATCGGCCGCGCTGTCATTCATGGTGAACCGTTAATCTCGCGAATCGTAACGGTCACTGGTACAGATGTGACCCATGCGGGTAACTTTGAAACCCTGTTTGGAACCCCCATAAAAGCCCTGCTGGAATATTGTCAGACACGCCGACAACCTGATGAACCCTTCATTCAAGGCGGGCCGATGATGGGCTACAGCCTTGCTGGAGATGAGCTGCCAGTCACCAAAACCGCAAACTGTATTCTGGTCGGTGTCGATGAAGCCGCCCAGACCAGTGAGCCTTTGCCCTGTATCCGTTGTGGCGATTGTGCCAGTGTCTGTCCAGCCAGCCTGTTGCCACAGCAGCTGTATTGGCATGCTCGCGCCAAAGAATTCGATCAGACTCGCGATTACAAATTATTTGATTGCATTGAATGTGGATGCTGTGACTATGTCTGTCCAAGCAAAATTCCGCTGGTGTCTTATTTCCGCTTTGCCAAAACCGAAATCATGAATCAAGAGCGTGAACGAAACAAAGCCGATCATGCCCGGGAGCGATATGAAAGTCGTCTTGCCCGGCAAGAACGCGAACGGCTGGAAAAAGAACAACGGCAGGCTCAACGAAAAGCCGCCCTGGCTGCCTCTAAAAAAGCCGCAGCTGCCAAAGCAGATAGGCAGGAAGCGCCGGTGCCACCTGCTAAAAAACCGGACATCGCCAAGGAAGGTCAATGA
- the rsxD gene encoding electron transport complex subunit RsxD, translated as MTSFKFSPPFLTGANRVTLQMVQVIIALIPAIIALVFYFGYGVLIQIILALVTALLTEAAMLKLRNRPLKPFLSDGSAAVTAVLLAVAIPPLSPWWLTVLGVSFALIFAKHLYGGLGYNPFNPAMIGYVLLLISFPLEMTTWLPVSSLASQVPDFKMAAELIFTGQWQGQGVDALSGATPLDQMKTQIGLMRSPEYVSSQPLFGMFGGLGWEWINIWFAIGGIWLLYRRVISWHVPVALLGSLFLISTVVWIVAPQVSGSPLFHLFSGGTMLGAFFIATDPVSGSTTLKGRLVFGAGAGLLIYLIRIWGGYPDAVAFSVIIMNMLVPLIDYYTQPRVYGAR; from the coding sequence ATGACCAGCTTCAAGTTCAGTCCACCATTTTTGACTGGCGCCAATCGCGTTACCTTGCAAATGGTGCAGGTCATTATTGCTCTCATTCCAGCGATCATTGCTTTGGTATTTTATTTTGGCTATGGCGTTCTGATTCAAATCATCTTGGCCCTAGTGACCGCATTGCTCACTGAAGCGGCCATGCTCAAGTTAAGAAATCGGCCGTTGAAACCCTTTCTTAGCGATGGCAGTGCTGCTGTAACAGCCGTGTTACTAGCGGTGGCCATTCCCCCCTTGTCGCCTTGGTGGTTGACAGTACTCGGGGTCAGCTTTGCCCTTATTTTTGCCAAACATCTTTATGGCGGATTGGGGTATAACCCGTTTAATCCGGCAATGATTGGCTATGTTTTGCTGTTAATTTCTTTTCCACTGGAAATGACCACTTGGTTACCGGTGAGTTCGTTGGCAAGCCAGGTGCCCGATTTCAAGATGGCGGCTGAATTGATTTTTACTGGTCAATGGCAGGGTCAAGGTGTAGATGCGCTTTCCGGGGCGACACCGCTGGATCAAATGAAAACGCAAATCGGTCTAATGCGCTCGCCAGAGTATGTTAGCAGCCAACCCTTATTTGGTATGTTTGGGGGGCTTGGTTGGGAGTGGATCAATATCTGGTTTGCCATTGGCGGCATCTGGTTGCTCTACCGGAGAGTGATTAGCTGGCATGTTCCCGTAGCGTTGCTAGGCAGTTTGTTCCTTATCAGTACAGTCGTCTGGATAGTGGCGCCACAGGTTTCGGGCTCCCCCCTGTTCCATTTGTTTAGTGGTGGAACCATGCTGGGCGCTTTCTTTATTGCCACAGATCCGGTATCCGGTTCAACGACACTAAAAGGACGGCTGGTTTTTGGCGCTGGCGCCGGGCTGCTGATTTATCTTATCCGGATTTGGGGTGGCTATCCCGATGCCGTCGCCTTTTCTGTGATTATCATGAACATGTTGGTACCGTTGATTGATTACTACACGCAACCGCGTGTGTACGGAGCCAGGTAA